The following proteins come from a genomic window of Geomonas sp. RF6:
- a CDS encoding TolC family protein has product MTDTRCIYRILRGMKMKHSRKLTLLLGASLLLSAGAASAQEGPVNLTIKDAIRLVVQQNPDVRIELYNPAIAEAELRRELAIFDPVLSLQGAYTRTTNPNSNTINFGIPRQDLVQLDAGASKLLSTGGTVGVTFNNSWTKTSGIPSAVVSDYYQSDLLLTLSQPLLKNFGRELTELNITVARFNKEGSLDRFRTRLSDTVAQLRNDYFTLYTLREDLEVRRTSLALSQRILEETRARVKAGVLPAMEILSAEFSVATREKDVIDGERLLRDQMDVLRYSLQIPGTSDIVTADLPEKAEYLVSEDEALKRALAARPELQAQRVAVQVNDLQQRVAKNRILPDLTLNASAGLSGLDPSYSREIGNLATAQQPTWSVGLQLNYPLGNRAAKNEYTRTKLLLEQAQTQLRSQESAVSNEVRAAIRALRASYKQLEVTERGRAYAEERLRSFIKKNAVGLATTKDVFDVENDLVTAKGNQIRALADYNNAITQLWRSTGEILERQGVRVTEQDADALYQKNR; this is encoded by the coding sequence GTGACCGATACCCGCTGCATCTACCGCATCCTCCGAGGAATGAAAATGAAGCACTCCCGCAAGCTGACACTTCTTCTGGGCGCCTCCCTGCTTCTTTCTGCCGGCGCCGCTTCCGCGCAGGAAGGTCCGGTCAACCTGACGATAAAGGATGCGATCCGGCTGGTCGTGCAGCAAAATCCCGACGTCCGCATAGAGCTGTACAACCCTGCCATCGCCGAGGCCGAGCTGCGCCGCGAGCTCGCCATCTTCGACCCGGTACTGTCGCTGCAGGGCGCCTACACCAGGACGACCAACCCCAATTCCAATACCATCAATTTCGGCATCCCCCGCCAGGACCTGGTGCAGCTCGACGCGGGGGCGTCGAAGCTCCTCTCCACCGGCGGCACGGTCGGAGTAACCTTCAACAACAGCTGGACGAAAACCAGCGGCATCCCCTCTGCGGTGGTTTCCGATTACTACCAGTCCGACCTCCTTCTCACGCTCAGCCAGCCGCTCCTGAAGAACTTCGGGCGGGAGTTGACGGAATTGAACATAACCGTGGCGCGCTTCAATAAGGAAGGGTCCCTCGACCGCTTCAGGACGCGCCTTTCCGACACGGTGGCGCAGCTGCGCAACGACTACTTTACGCTGTACACCCTCCGCGAGGACCTGGAGGTGCGACGTACGTCCCTTGCGCTGTCGCAAAGGATCCTTGAAGAGACCCGCGCCCGCGTGAAGGCCGGGGTTCTCCCGGCCATGGAGATCCTCAGCGCGGAGTTCAGCGTCGCCACCCGTGAAAAGGATGTCATAGATGGGGAGCGTCTCCTGAGGGACCAGATGGACGTCCTGCGCTACTCCCTGCAGATTCCTGGCACCTCTGACATCGTCACCGCCGATCTTCCGGAGAAGGCGGAATATCTGGTGTCGGAGGACGAGGCGCTGAAGCGCGCCCTGGCGGCGCGCCCTGAGCTCCAGGCGCAACGGGTGGCTGTGCAGGTAAACGACCTGCAGCAGCGGGTGGCGAAGAACAGGATTCTTCCCGACCTGACCCTGAATGCGAGCGCTGGACTCTCCGGGCTCGATCCGAGCTACTCCAGGGAGATCGGGAACCTGGCGACCGCGCAGCAGCCGACCTGGAGCGTGGGGCTGCAGCTGAACTACCCCCTGGGGAACCGCGCCGCCAAAAACGAGTACACGAGGACGAAGCTCCTCCTCGAGCAGGCGCAGACCCAGCTGAGGAGCCAGGAGTCGGCGGTGTCGAACGAGGTGAGGGCGGCGATCAGGGCACTGAGAGCGAGCTACAAGCAGCTGGAAGTGACCGAGCGGGGGCGGGCGTACGCCGAGGAGCGGCTCCGCTCCTTCATCAAGAAAAACGCCGTCGGGCTCGCTACCACAAAGGATGTCTTCGATGTGGAGAACGACCTCGTGACCGCAAAGGGAAACCAGATCAGGGCGCTGGCGGACTACAACAACGCCATAACGCAGCTGTGGCGTTCCACCGGCGAAATCCTCGAGAGGCAGGGGGTTCGCGTCACGGAGCAGGACGCGGACGCGCTGTATCAGAAGAACAGGTAG
- a CDS encoding ABC transporter permease, with translation MTTFLQSLLIAIRALRVNKMRSLLTMLGIIIGIAAVIAMVAIGSGASKMISDQISSIGSNLLLVLPGSMTSGGVRTGSGGTQTLTYDDAKAIKSECPSVAEVAPTLRGGGQVVYGNQNWSTVLMGVTPAMLTVRDWPISAGRNITQSDVDGATKVCLLGQTVADNLFGSADPLGKIIRIRKIPFTVVGVLDRKGQSPQGQDQDDIIYLPLTTAQRKLLGTQFPASVGALMVQAKSAEVLKQAEEEVTALLNQRHRIGPSREIDFTVRNLSELLAVSEQASKVLAMLLGSVASISLLVGGIGIMNIMLVSVTERTREIGIRIAIGAKRRDILLQFLTEAVLLTTMGGIIGILCGIAGAAVVAKVIGWPTLISPATVIISFGFSAAVGVFFGFYPARKAASLNPIDALRYE, from the coding sequence GTGACGACCTTCCTGCAGAGCCTCCTTATCGCCATCCGCGCGCTGCGCGTGAACAAGATGCGCAGCCTCCTCACCATGCTCGGCATCATTATCGGTATCGCCGCGGTCATCGCCATGGTGGCGATCGGCTCCGGCGCGAGCAAGATGATCTCCGACCAGATCTCCAGCATCGGGAGCAACCTGCTCCTCGTCCTTCCCGGCTCCATGACCAGTGGCGGCGTGCGCACCGGTAGCGGCGGCACGCAGACCCTCACCTACGACGACGCAAAGGCGATAAAGAGCGAGTGTCCGTCGGTTGCCGAGGTGGCGCCTACGCTGCGCGGCGGCGGCCAGGTCGTGTACGGGAACCAGAACTGGTCCACCGTCCTCATGGGGGTGACCCCGGCAATGCTCACGGTGCGGGACTGGCCGATCTCCGCGGGGCGCAACATCACCCAGTCCGACGTCGACGGCGCCACCAAGGTCTGCCTGCTGGGGCAGACCGTCGCCGACAACCTTTTCGGCAGCGCCGACCCGCTCGGGAAGATCATCCGCATCAGAAAGATCCCCTTTACGGTGGTCGGGGTGCTGGACCGCAAGGGGCAGTCACCGCAGGGGCAGGACCAGGACGACATCATCTATCTTCCCCTCACCACGGCGCAGAGAAAGCTCCTGGGGACCCAGTTTCCGGCGTCCGTCGGCGCCCTCATGGTGCAGGCGAAGAGCGCGGAGGTCCTGAAGCAGGCCGAGGAAGAAGTGACCGCACTCCTGAACCAGCGCCACCGCATCGGCCCTTCCCGCGAGATCGACTTCACCGTACGCAACCTCTCCGAGCTCCTCGCCGTCTCCGAGCAGGCCTCGAAGGTCCTGGCGATGCTTCTTGGCTCGGTCGCCTCCATATCTCTCCTGGTTGGCGGGATCGGGATCATGAACATCATGCTGGTATCGGTCACCGAAAGGACGCGCGAGATCGGGATCCGGATCGCCATCGGCGCGAAGAGACGCGACATCCTGCTGCAGTTTCTTACCGAGGCGGTGCTTCTCACCACCATGGGGGGGATCATAGGGATACTCTGCGGCATCGCCGGTGCCGCCGTGGTGGCAAAGGTCATCGGCTGGCCGACCCTCATCTCCCCTGCCACGGTGATCATCTCTTTTGGCTTCTCAGCTGCGGTCGGCGTCTTCTTTGGCTTCTACCCCGCGCGCAAGGCGGCGTCACTGAACCCCATCGACGCCCTGAGATATGAATAG
- a CDS encoding ABC transporter ATP-binding protein produces the protein MELVEVSRMNKVYAMGDQEVHAMRDVSFTVARGEFVSIMGASGSGKSTCMNILGCLDVPTSGSYHLEGVNVRELSPNDLAEIRNRKLGFVFQGFNLLPRTTARENVELPLVYARVPAKERRERARAALERVGLAGREGHFSNQLSGGQQQRVAIARALVNEPSIILADEPTGNLDSRTTLEIMGIFQELNRQGISLIMVTHEPEVATFTSRHIVFRDGEILSDTPNSAPRLVGAPEVRVS, from the coding sequence ATGGAACTCGTCGAGGTTAGCCGGATGAACAAGGTGTACGCCATGGGCGACCAGGAGGTGCACGCCATGCGCGACGTCTCCTTCACGGTGGCGCGCGGCGAGTTCGTCTCCATCATGGGGGCGTCCGGGAGCGGGAAGTCGACCTGCATGAATATCCTTGGCTGTCTCGATGTCCCCACTTCAGGGAGCTACCACCTGGAGGGGGTGAACGTACGGGAACTCTCGCCGAACGATCTGGCCGAGATCAGGAACCGCAAGCTCGGCTTCGTCTTCCAGGGCTTCAACCTCCTGCCGAGAACGACGGCGCGGGAGAACGTGGAGCTTCCGCTCGTGTACGCCCGTGTCCCAGCCAAGGAGCGCCGCGAGCGGGCACGTGCCGCTCTTGAGCGGGTGGGGCTGGCGGGGCGCGAGGGGCACTTCAGTAACCAGCTCTCCGGCGGGCAGCAGCAGCGCGTGGCGATAGCGCGGGCGCTGGTAAACGAGCCTTCCATCATCCTCGCTGACGAGCCGACGGGAAACCTCGACTCGAGGACGACGCTGGAGATCATGGGGATCTTCCAGGAGCTGAATCGCCAGGGGATAAGCCTCATCATGGTGACCCACGAGCCGGAGGTGGCGACCTTTACCTCCCGGCACATCGTCTTTCGCGACGGCGAAATCCTCTCCGATACGCCAAACAGTGCGCCGCGCCTCGTCGGGGCTCCGGAGGTGAGAGTTTCGTGA
- a CDS encoding efflux RND transporter periplasmic adaptor subunit: MKKIVGFAVILVLALSVSGYHYFKEPPKPQFKFQKVERGDIVSTVSATGTLNAVVTVQVGTQVSGTVSRLFVDFNSPVKKGQAIAQIDPSLFMSQVEQSTGNALNAEATLAKAKVTLADAKRTLGRNRQLLEQGIISQSDLDAAQTAYDSAQAGVQAAQAQLVQSSGALKQAQTNLRYATIKSPVDGIVVSRNVDVGQTVAASFQTPTLFTIAQDLTKMQIETSVDEADISRIKIGQTANFTVDAYPERQFVGKVMQIRNAPVVTQNVVTYVTVITVDNKDLLLKPGMTANVSIETMKKEDVLKVPAAALRFKPKTDEKQARKKGKDASTSQRGSTHAASQKGERKMPERPQQKVFVLDADGKPKAVSVVTGISDNSFVELVEGALKENDDVVVEQILPAKKQASMPMGPRF; this comes from the coding sequence GTGAAAAAGATCGTGGGATTCGCCGTCATTTTGGTGCTGGCACTTTCGGTAAGCGGCTACCACTACTTCAAGGAGCCGCCGAAACCGCAATTCAAGTTTCAGAAGGTGGAGCGCGGAGATATCGTCTCCACCGTTTCCGCTACCGGCACCCTCAATGCGGTGGTCACCGTCCAGGTCGGTACCCAGGTCTCAGGTACCGTCTCCAGACTCTTTGTCGACTTCAACTCGCCGGTGAAAAAGGGGCAGGCGATCGCCCAGATCGACCCGTCCCTCTTCATGTCCCAGGTGGAGCAGTCCACCGGTAACGCCCTGAACGCAGAGGCGACCCTTGCCAAGGCGAAGGTGACCCTTGCTGACGCGAAGAGGACACTCGGCCGCAACCGGCAGCTCCTCGAGCAGGGGATCATATCGCAGAGCGACCTCGACGCGGCCCAGACAGCGTACGATTCGGCCCAGGCCGGCGTGCAGGCGGCGCAAGCCCAGCTCGTGCAGAGCTCGGGGGCGCTGAAGCAGGCGCAGACCAATCTGCGCTACGCCACCATAAAGTCACCGGTCGACGGCATCGTCGTCTCCCGCAACGTCGACGTCGGTCAGACCGTCGCCGCCTCCTTCCAGACCCCGACCCTCTTCACCATCGCCCAGGACCTCACCAAGATGCAGATCGAGACGAGCGTCGACGAGGCGGACATCAGCCGCATCAAGATCGGACAGACCGCGAACTTCACGGTCGACGCCTATCCCGAGCGGCAGTTCGTGGGGAAGGTCATGCAAATCCGCAATGCGCCGGTGGTGACGCAAAACGTGGTCACCTACGTCACCGTCATCACGGTGGACAACAAGGACCTCCTCCTCAAGCCGGGGATGACGGCGAATGTCTCCATCGAGACGATGAAAAAAGAGGACGTGCTGAAAGTCCCGGCGGCTGCGCTGCGCTTCAAGCCGAAAACGGACGAAAAACAGGCCCGCAAGAAGGGGAAGGACGCATCGACCTCGCAGCGCGGCAGCACCCATGCCGCATCGCAAAAAGGGGAGCGAAAGATGCCGGAGCGGCCGCAGCAGAAGGTTTTTGTGCTCGACGCAGACGGCAAGCCGAAAGCGGTCTCGGTGGTAACCGGTATTTCCGACAACAGCTTCGTGGAACTCGTGGAGGGGGCGCTGAAGGAGAACGACGACGTCGTGGTGGAGCAGATACTCCCGGCGAAGAAGCAGGCGTCGATGCCGATGGGTCCGAGGTTCTAG
- a CDS encoding phosphatase PAP2 family protein, producing the protein MALLIGSLGTLPAHAAQTQVAAQEKGNEVVAATEGRAAATATVDEGAAASLSATDMETAPSTSDLYRINGKYLKGVITDAGGVITSPLHWDARDWAKAGAVVGITSGLFLADRSIRDFAQSNQNSVANGLAKVGNAFGDPLYAPAMVGSFYLYGVFGDDMKARRTSLLALESYAISSVLTGGIKNLSGRHRPETGDGPMTFDGPAWKVKNGSFVSGHTSNAFAIATVFANEYADNRYVPPIAYGLATLTAFARVYDNKHWASDVFFGGALGYFTGKAILSFHKKDNDPLLGRLTIAPQVTKEMTGLTVGYNF; encoded by the coding sequence TTGGCTTTATTGATCGGCTCCCTCGGCACGCTCCCGGCACATGCCGCGCAGACGCAGGTAGCGGCGCAGGAGAAGGGGAATGAAGTCGTGGCGGCTACGGAAGGGCGTGCGGCAGCCACCGCCACTGTGGATGAGGGTGCAGCCGCGTCCCTTTCGGCAACCGACATGGAAACCGCGCCGTCTACTTCCGACCTCTACCGCATCAACGGGAAGTATCTGAAAGGGGTCATTACCGACGCAGGAGGGGTAATCACCTCGCCGCTGCACTGGGACGCCAGGGACTGGGCGAAGGCGGGAGCCGTCGTGGGGATCACCTCGGGGCTCTTCCTCGCGGACCGCTCCATCAGGGACTTCGCACAGAGTAACCAGAACTCCGTGGCAAACGGCCTCGCAAAAGTCGGGAACGCCTTCGGCGACCCCCTCTATGCACCTGCGATGGTCGGCAGCTTCTACCTCTACGGCGTCTTCGGGGACGACATGAAGGCGCGCAGGACGTCCCTCCTCGCACTGGAGAGCTACGCGATCTCCTCCGTCCTTACAGGCGGAATAAAGAACCTCTCCGGAAGGCACCGTCCGGAGACGGGTGACGGCCCGATGACCTTCGACGGCCCGGCGTGGAAGGTGAAGAATGGCTCCTTTGTCTCCGGGCATACCTCAAACGCCTTCGCCATAGCGACCGTCTTTGCAAACGAGTACGCCGACAACAGGTACGTCCCCCCCATCGCCTACGGCCTCGCGACCCTTACCGCGTTCGCACGCGTCTACGACAACAAGCACTGGGCCTCCGACGTCTTCTTCGGCGGCGCGCTCGGGTACTTCACCGGCAAGGCCATACTTTCCTTCCACAAGAAGGACAACGACCCCCTCCTCGGCCGCCTCACCATAGCACCGCAGGTAACCAAGGAGATGACGGGGCTCACGGTAGGATACAACTTCTAG
- a CDS encoding superoxide dismutase codes for MAAYEAKDYSKLIGMTGFSETLLKNHFTLYQGYVTNTNTLNDSLSRLSKEGKSATPEFAEMKRRFGWEFNGMRLHELYFENLGGKTPLNADSTLASRLHQEFGSKEAWEQDFRATGATRGIGWAILYQDQTTGRLFNFWINEHDTGHPAGCTPILIMDVFEHAFLTDFGLKRADYINAFFNTIEWQAAEARLK; via the coding sequence ATGGCAGCGTACGAAGCGAAGGACTACAGCAAGCTCATCGGTATGACAGGCTTTAGCGAAACGCTCCTCAAGAATCACTTCACCCTTTACCAGGGGTATGTCACCAACACCAATACCCTGAACGACTCCCTGAGCCGTCTCTCCAAAGAGGGGAAGAGTGCCACGCCGGAATTCGCAGAGATGAAGCGCCGGTTTGGGTGGGAATTCAACGGGATGCGCCTGCATGAACTGTACTTTGAGAACCTGGGGGGAAAGACCCCGCTGAACGCAGACAGCACGCTCGCCTCGAGGCTGCACCAGGAATTCGGCAGCAAGGAGGCATGGGAGCAGGACTTCAGGGCCACCGGGGCGACCCGTGGCATCGGCTGGGCGATCCTCTATCAGGACCAGACTACAGGCCGGCTCTTCAACTTCTGGATCAACGAGCACGACACCGGACATCCGGCAGGGTGTACCCCTATTCTCATCATGGACGTCTTCGAGCACGCCTTCCTGACCGACTTCGGCCTCAAGAGGGCGGACTACATCAACGCATTCTTCAACACCATCGAGTGGCAGGCCGCCGAGGCCCGTCTGAAGTAG